In Marinobacter salinisoli, the DNA window ATGTCGATCAGGGTGAGGGTGCCAATGCCGCTGCGAGCCAGGGCCTCGGCTGCCCAGGACCCCACGCCGCCAAGCCCCACGATGGCTATGTGGGCGTCACGGAAAGCGTGCAGGGCTCGCCGGCCATAGAGTCGTTCAATGCCGCCAAAGCGGAAAGCGTAATCGTCGGCGTTCATCGGGCCTCCGGTGGTGTCCGGTGTGCTGTCGGGGTGGTTGCAAGGGCGCCATTGTAACCCAGCGCTGGCGGGGACCGAAAAGCAGGCGAAAAAAAGCCACGCAAGGCGTGGCATGTAAGGAGAGGCCCAGTCCGATACTGGCCTGAGCTGGACTAGTTCAGAGACACTAATCAGCGACTTCATTATTCATTGTCGCCGTCCGCGCCAGAAGGTCACAAATAGCCATTCATCGGTCATTTGCGGCCACGGCTGAACCCGTGGCCGCGACGGCCCGGGTCACGCCACCCAGTGATCGTCCTCAAAGGCCATCATGCTGTCCTTGCCAGTGCGAATGTCGGCCAGCAGCCAGTGAACTTCCGGCAGCAGTTTTTCAAAGTAAAAACGAGCCGATACGAGCTTGCTTTCCAGCAGGGCCGGGTTGTTGCCCTTGTCACTGCCAGCCAGCTGGGTCTGGGCCTCGCCCGCCATGCGGGACCACAGGTAACCGATGACGGTCAGCGCCATCAGACGCAGGTACGGCGAGGCCGCGGCTCCGGCCTGCTCAGGATCAGCTGGCGCATTGCTGGCCAGCCAGCCGGTGGCTTCTTCCAGCGCGCTGATGGCCTCCTTGAGCTGCTCCCGGTGGGGCGCTTCCGGGTTGTCCTTGAGGTAGCCGACCAGGGTGGCAAACAGGGTGCGAACCAGCTGACCGCCTTTGAGGCTGAGCTTGCGGCCGACCAGATCCATGGCCTGAATCCCGTTGGTGCCTTCGTAGATACGCGCGATGCGCCCGTCGCGCACCAGTTGCTCCAGCGGCCAGTCGGTGGTGAACCCCGATCCGCCCAATACCTGCAGCCCGGTATTGGCGTTATTGAAACCTTCGTCGGTCAGGAAGGCCTTTACCACCGGTGTGAGCAGCTGCACCAGATCGTCTGCCGATTCCCGGGTAGCGTCATCGGGGTGGGCGACCGACACGTCCAGCTGCTGGCCGGTGAACAGCGCCAGCGCTCGCATGCCCTCGTTGAGAACCTTCTGGCGCATCAACATGCGGCGCACGTCCGGGTGAACGATGATCGGGTCGGCCGGTCCGTCCGGGTTCTTCGGGCCGCTCAGGGAACGGCTTTGCAGACGTTCCCGGGCGAATCCCAGACTTTCCTGATAGGCCATTTCAGCCAGGCCAAGACCTTGCATGCCCACCATCAGGCGAGCTTCGTTCATCATCGTGAACATGGCGCGCATGCCGTCATTGGCTTCGCCGACAAGCCAGCCTTTGGCGCCCTCGAAGTTCATCACACAGGTGGCCGAGCCTTTGATGCCCATTTTGTGCTCCAGACCCCCGCAGAAGGCCGGGTTACGTTCACCGGTGTCGGGCAGGAACTTGGGCACCACGAACAGGGAAATCCCTTTTGTGGTGTCCGGCGCGCCGGGCAGTTTGGCCAGCACCAGGTGCACGATGTTGTCGACCAGGTCGTGTTCGCCACCGGTGATCCAGATTTTGGTGCCCTCGATGGCGTAGCTGCCATCATCGTTCGGTTTCGCCCGGGTGCGAATCAGTCCCAGGTCAGTGCCGCAGTGGGGTTCGGTCAGGCACATGGTGCCGGTCCACTCGCCCGAGATCAGTTTGGCAAGGTAGGTTTGCTTGAGTTCGTCGGAGCCGTGGGCATACAAAGCGCTGATGGCG includes these proteins:
- a CDS encoding acyl-CoA dehydrogenase C-terminal domain-containing protein, which encodes MQYKAPANDLRFLLFDVLGVDQLHKLEKYADATPDLISAVIDEAGKLAAEVIQPTNQIGDREGCQYDPETRSVTTPDAFKSAYKTFVEGGWTALDAPLEFGGQGLPHTLKFVVDEMVCSTNLSLGMYPGLTHGAISALYAHGSDELKQTYLAKLISGEWTGTMCLTEPHCGTDLGLIRTRAKPNDDGSYAIEGTKIWITGGEHDLVDNIVHLVLAKLPGAPDTTKGISLFVVPKFLPDTGERNPAFCGGLEHKMGIKGSATCVMNFEGAKGWLVGEANDGMRAMFTMMNEARLMVGMQGLGLAEMAYQESLGFARERLQSRSLSGPKNPDGPADPIIVHPDVRRMLMRQKVLNEGMRALALFTGQQLDVSVAHPDDATRESADDLVQLLTPVVKAFLTDEGFNNANTGLQVLGGSGFTTDWPLEQLVRDGRIARIYEGTNGIQAMDLVGRKLSLKGGQLVRTLFATLVGYLKDNPEAPHREQLKEAISALEEATGWLASNAPADPEQAGAAASPYLRLMALTVIGYLWSRMAGEAQTQLAGSDKGNNPALLESKLVSARFYFEKLLPEVHWLLADIRTGKDSMMAFEDDHWVA